TGGCGGTGTTGGCGGAATTACCGAAAATGACGTGAACCTCGCGCTTACGTCTGGAGCGATTGTTATTGGTTTTAACGTGCGTGCCGATACTACTGCTCGGCGATTGGCCGAAGCTGAATCTGCCGAAATTCGCTACTACAGTATTATTTATCAATTAATTGATGAAGTGAAATCCGCACTGTCTGGCATGCTTGATCCGGAGCGTGTAGAAGAGATTATAGGTATCGCCGAAGTCCGCGATGTTTTCCGCTCGCCAAAGTTCGGCCAGGTAGCTGGCTGTATGGTTGTGGAAGGTACTGTGTATCGTAGCAAGCCCATACGTGTACTACGTGAAAACGTTGTTATCTACGAAGGTGAGCTGGAGTCGTTACGTCGTTTTAAGGATGATGTGAATGACGTGCGCAACGGTACCGAGTGCGGTATCGGTGTTAAAAACTATGATGTAAAAGTCGGTGATCAGATTGAGGTCTTCGACGTTAAAGAAGTAGCCCGGGAGCTATAAGCACCCGGTGTTACTGGTAAGGGCGAAAAACACTAATGCCTAGAGAATTTAAACGTTCAGACCGGGTTGCGGATGCAATGCAGCGTAGCTTGGCCAATTTCATTCGTACAGAAATTGGCGACCCTCGTGTGGGTATGGTTAATATTAACTCGGTGGTCGTGACCCGAGACTTGGCAATTGCCAAGGTTTACGTGACTGTTGTTGGTGCGGAGTCTGATGCTGAAGCCGAAGCCTCTGTTGCCATCTTAAATAAAGCGGCTGGCTATCTGCGAACACTCGTATCCAAAGACTTGACGTTGCGCGCTACGCCCAAAATCTTGTTCTACTATGATGCAACGGCCATTCGTGGGCAGGTACTTTCTAGTCTTATCGATCGAGCGGTTGCTGAAGACCTCTCTCACCATTCCGAAGAAAACAACAGCGAAGAGGGTTGATCGTTGGGACGCAGGCGAAAGTTTGGGCGCCCAGTCAGTGGCGTTCTTGTTGTAGATAAACCAGCTGGTGTTACCTCTAATGATGTTGTGCAGCGCGCAAAGCGCCTGTTTTTTGCTAATAAAGCGGGGCATACGGGTGCCTTGGACCCATTAGCTACGGGGGTTCTACCTTTGTGCTTTGGCGAAGCAACCAAATTTTCTCAGTATCTTCTTGATTCAGATAAAGCCTATTTGGCGACATTTCGTTTTGGCCTCCAAACTGCAACCGCGGATGCGGATGGAGAGGTTGTTTTCCAATCGGATGCCAGTAAGCTAACTGAGCGAGCTTTAGAAAAAGCGATCGATCGCTACCGCGGTGATATCGAACAGATCCCTCCTATGTATTCTGCGCTTAAGCGTGATGGACGCCCTCTATATGAGTTGGCGAGGCAAGGTATAGAGGTGGAGCGCGAAGCCCGGCCTCTCACCATCTATAGCTTTGAATTACTTGAATTTCGCGCCGGAGAGTTTGCTGAAGCGGATGTCCGAGTCGAGTGCAGTAAAGGCACCTATATTCGCAGTCTTGCTGAAGATATTGGCCGCGACTTAGAGGTGGGTGGGCATGTAGCTACGCTGCGCCGTATAGTCGCCGGCCCTTTTCGCGAAGAGCAAATGGTAACGCTCGACGAACTTGAAGCCGAACGCGGGGAAGGTTTGGCGGAAGTGTTGGACCACCACCTTTTAAGTACTGATGCGCCAGTAGCGGATATGCCTCGGTTGACGCTGGATGAGCACAGTGGCTTTTATTTCCTTCGTGGTCAGGCGGTGACCAACAATCAGGTCTATCAGTTGGGTGACGAAGGTGATAAAGTGCGCGTTTTTCAGCATTCTGGTGAATTTTTAGGCGTTGGTGAAATTACCGATGATAGTCGGATCACCCCAAGTCGCCTTGTCGCGCAATAACTGAATATTGAAAAAGGATTGTACTTTCGGGTACAACTGACCCTCCTGTAAATATGCACGGGTGGGCCGGATAACGGCAGCCCTAGCTGGGTTGTTTTAGCATATTCATAGTAATGAGGAAAATATTATGGCACTCAGTGCTCAAGAAAAAGACGCAATCGTTAAAGATCATCAAACCTCTGCAACCGATACCGGTTCGCCAGAAGTTCAGGTTGCTCTGCTTACCGCTAACATTAACAAGCTGCAGGGCCATTTTGCCGGTCACAAGCAGGATCACCACTCTCGCCGCGGATTGATCCGTATGGTAAACCAGCGTCGTAAGCTGCTGGACTACCTCAAAGGCAAGGATGTTAATCGTTACGCTGCCTTGATCCAAAAGCTGGGTCTGCGCCGCTAAGCGTTAAGTTAAAAAGTGCCCGCCGTGTGCGGGCACTTTTTATTGTACTGCCAGTCTAATTTGGCTCATTCTCAAGGGGGCCTCGCGGTTCCAAAATAGAACGTTTCCTAAAAG
The Teredinibacter franksiae DNA segment above includes these coding regions:
- the rbfA gene encoding 30S ribosome-binding factor RbfA, with product MPREFKRSDRVADAMQRSLANFIRTEIGDPRVGMVNINSVVVTRDLAIAKVYVTVVGAESDAEAEASVAILNKAAGYLRTLVSKDLTLRATPKILFYYDATAIRGQVLSSLIDRAVAEDLSHHSEENNSEEG
- the rpsO gene encoding 30S ribosomal protein S15 — its product is MALSAQEKDAIVKDHQTSATDTGSPEVQVALLTANINKLQGHFAGHKQDHHSRRGLIRMVNQRRKLLDYLKGKDVNRYAALIQKLGLRR
- the truB gene encoding tRNA pseudouridine(55) synthase TruB; the encoded protein is MGRRRKFGRPVSGVLVVDKPAGVTSNDVVQRAKRLFFANKAGHTGALDPLATGVLPLCFGEATKFSQYLLDSDKAYLATFRFGLQTATADADGEVVFQSDASKLTERALEKAIDRYRGDIEQIPPMYSALKRDGRPLYELARQGIEVEREARPLTIYSFELLEFRAGEFAEADVRVECSKGTYIRSLAEDIGRDLEVGGHVATLRRIVAGPFREEQMVTLDELEAERGEGLAEVLDHHLLSTDAPVADMPRLTLDEHSGFYFLRGQAVTNNQVYQLGDEGDKVRVFQHSGEFLGVGEITDDSRITPSRLVAQ